CTGTTCGGGCTTGGGCCGCCGATCGCGCGATTGCAGCTACCGCGCCCGAGGATCTCTCCGGGTACCACACGGGCGTGGCACAGGCGCCTTTCACCGCTCCCCCACGCCCAACCCAGGACGGGAACTCGGACGAACCCAGGGACCACGATTTGTCGAGGGGCGGAAGGATGGTTGATTTCTGATGAGCGTGTCCATAGTCCTCGTACCCATTGCGATCGCGGCCGTGAGCGCATGGCAGGCCAGCAGGTCCGATACCGACGATCATGGTCGAACCGTGTGCCAAGTCAACACGCGGATGCGTGACGAGTCCCTGCTAGCGGCCGCCCTGGCTGACACCCAAGCCGTTGTGAACAGGTCTGCGAGCATCCTCCGCGCCGACTGGGCAGGTGTCCGAGCGGACTTCACCCGCGATGACGCGGGGGTCTGGCAAGCCCACTTCACCGGCGACATCGACGAGGAGCGAGCAGTAGGGATCATCAACGCCATCGACAAGGCGTACGGGCTCCAAGTGCAACAGGCAGTCCTTCAGCGGCTCAAGCAGCGTGCGCCAGGTGCCGGTCTACTGCTGGTGTCTGAGCGAACTGAGGCCGACGATTCGACAACGCTGGTGCTCGAGGTCGGAGCGGTCACATGAGCGAGCAGATCGTCCTGAACATCGGCGTCGATGGTGCGATTCATGCCGAGACAAAGGGAATGAAGGGTCCCAAGTGTCTCAACAGCTTGGAGCTCCTCGAGGATCTCCTCGACGCGCAAATCACCCAGAGTGCTTTCACTGACGAGTACACGCAATCCGCAACGACGAGCGAGGTCGACGATGGCCTATCCCAGTTCTAACC
This genomic window from Nocardioides anomalus contains:
- a CDS encoding DUF2997 domain-containing protein, with protein sequence MSEQIVLNIGVDGAIHAETKGMKGPKCLNSLELLEDLLDAQITQSAFTDEYTQSATTSEVDDGLSQF